One Eptesicus fuscus isolate TK198812 chromosome 11, DD_ASM_mEF_20220401, whole genome shotgun sequence genomic region harbors:
- the SF3B1 gene encoding splicing factor 3B subunit 1 isoform X4, whose protein sequence is MAKIAKTHEDIEAQIREIQGKKAALDEAQGVGLDSTGYYDQEIYGGSDSRFAGYVTSIAATELEDDDDDYSSSTSLLGQKKPGYHAPVALLNDIPQSTEQYDPFAEHRPPKIADREDEYKKHRRTMIISPERLDPFADGFYSAA, encoded by the exons ATATCGAAGCACAGATTCGAGAAATTCAAGGCAAGAAGGCAGCTCTTGATGAAGCTCAAGGAGTGGGCCTTGATTCTACAGGTTATTATGACCAGGAAATATATGGTGGAAGTGACAGCAGATTTGCTGGGTACGTGACATCAATTGCTGCAACTGAACTTGAAGAT GATGACGATGACTACTCATCATCTACAAGTTTGCTCGGTCAGAAGAAGCCAGGATATCATGCCCCTGTGGCATTGCTTAATGATATACCACAGTCAACAGAacag TATGATCCATTTGCTGAGCACCGACCTCCAAAGATTGCTGACCGGGAAGATGAATACAAAAAGCACAGGCGGACCATGATAATTTCCCCAGAGCGTCTTGATCCTTTTGCAGATG GCTTCTATTCTGCTGCTTGA
- the SF3B1 gene encoding splicing factor 3B subunit 1 isoform X2 has protein sequence MAKIAKTHEDIEAQIREIQGKKAALDEAQGVGLDSTGYYDQEIYGGSDSRFAGYVTSIAATELEDDDDDYSSSTSLLGQKKPGYHAPVALLNDIPQSTEQYDPFAEHRPPKIADREDEYKKHRRTMIISPERLDPFADGGKTPDPKMNARTYMDVMREQHLTKEEREIRQQLAEKAKAGELKVVNGAAASQPPSKRKRRWDQTADQTPGATPKKLSSWDQAETPGHTPSLRWDETPGRAKGSETPGATPGSKIWDPTPSHTPAGAATPGRGDTPGHATPGHGGATSSARKNRWDETPKTERDTPGHGSGWAETPRTDRGGDSIGETPTPGASKRKSRWDETPASQMGGSTPVLTPGKTPIGTPAMNMATPTPGHIMSMTPEQLQAWRWEREIDERNRPLSDEELDAMFPEGYKVLPPPAGYVPIRTPARKLTATPTPLGGMTGFHMQTEDRTMKSVNDQPSGNLPFLKPDDIQYFDKLLVDVDESTLSPEEQKERKIMKLLLKIKNGTPPMRKAALRQITDKAREFGAGPLFNQILPLLMSPTLEDQERHLLVKVIDRILYKLDDLVRPYVHKILVVIEPLLIDEDYYARVEGREIISNLAKAAGLATMISTMRPDIDNMDEYVRNTTARAFAVVASALGIPSLLPFLKAVCKSKKSWQARHTGIKIVQQIAILMGCAILPHLRSLVEIIEHGLVDEQQKVRTISALAIAALAEAATPYGIESFDSVLKPLWKGIRQHRGKGLAAFLKAIGYLIPLMDAEYANYYTREVMLILIREFQSPDEEMKKIVLKVVKQCCGTDGVEANYIKTEILPPFFKHFWQHRMALDRRNYRQLVDTTVELANKVGAAEIISRIVDDLKDEAEQYRKMVMETIEKIMGNLGAADIDHKLEEQLIDGILYAFQEQTTEDSVMLNGFGTVVNALGKRVKPYLPQICGTVLWRLNNKSAKVRQQAADLISRTAVVMKTCQEEKLMGHLGVVLYEYLGEEYPEVLGSILGALKAIVNVIGMHKMTPPIKDLLPRLTPILKNRHEKVQENCIDLVGRIADRGAEYVSAREWMRICFELLELLKAHKKAIRRATVNTFGYIAKAIGPHDVLATLLNNLKVQERQNRVCTTVAIAIVAETCSPFTVLPALMNEYRVPELNVQNGVLKSLSFLFEYIGEMGKDYIYAVTPLLEDALMDRVCFTQPGRSEMCIGKFTTPSTLVHRMLS, from the exons ATATCGAAGCACAGATTCGAGAAATTCAAGGCAAGAAGGCAGCTCTTGATGAAGCTCAAGGAGTGGGCCTTGATTCTACAGGTTATTATGACCAGGAAATATATGGTGGAAGTGACAGCAGATTTGCTGGGTACGTGACATCAATTGCTGCAACTGAACTTGAAGAT GATGACGATGACTACTCATCATCTACAAGTTTGCTCGGTCAGAAGAAGCCAGGATATCATGCCCCTGTGGCATTGCTTAATGATATACCACAGTCAACAGAacag TATGATCCATTTGCTGAGCACCGACCTCCAAAGATTGCTGACCGGGAAGATGAATACAAAAAGCACAGGCGGACCATGATAATTTCCCCAGAGCGTCTTGATCCTTTTGCAGATG GAGGGAAGACCCCTGATCCTAAAATGAATGCTAGAACTTACATGGATGTAATGCGAGAGCAGCATTTGACTAAAGAAGAG agagaaattAGGCAACAACTAGCAGAAAAAGCTAAAGCTGGAGAACTGAAAGTCGTCAATGGAGCAGCAGCGTCCCAGCCTCCCTCAAAACGAAAACGGCGTTGGGATCAAACAGCTGATCAGACTCCTGGTGCCACTCCCAAAAAGCTGTCAAGTTGGGATCAAGCAGAG ACCCCTGGACATACCCCTTCCTTAAGATGGGATGAGACACCAGGTCGTGCAAAGGGAAGTGAGACTCCTGGAGCAACCCCAGGCTCAAAAATATGGGATCCTACACCAAGTCACACACCAGCGGGAGCTGCTACTCCTGGACGAGGTGATACACCAGGCCATGCGACACCAGGCCATGGAGGCGCAACTTCCAGTGCTCGTAAAAACAGATGGGATGAGACCCCCAAGACAGAAAGAG atactcCTGGGCATGGAAGTGGATGGGCTGAGACGCCTCGAACAGATCGAGGTGGAGATTCAATTGGTGAAACACCCACTCCTGGAGCCAGTAAAAGAAAGTCACGTTGGGATGAAACACCAGCTAGTCAGATGGGTGGAAGCACTCCTGTTCTGACCCCTGGGAAAACACCAATTGGCACACCAGCCATGAACATGGCTACCCCTACTCCAG GTCACATAATGAGTATGACTCCTGAACAGCTTCAGGCTTGGCGTTGGGAGAGAGAAATTGACGAGAGAAATCGCCCACTTTCTGATGAAGAATTAGATGCTATGTTTCCAGAAGGATATAAG GTACTTCCTCCTCCAGCTGGTTATGTTCCTATTCGAACTCCAGCTCGAAAGCTCACAGCCACTCCAACACCTTTGGGTGGCATGACTGGTTTCCACATGCAAACTGAAGATAGAACTATGAAAAGTGTCAACGACCAACCATCTGGAAATCTTCCCTTTTTAAAACCTGATGATATTCAGTACTTTGATAAACTTTTG GTTGATGTTGATGAATCAACACTTAgtccagaagagcaaaaagagagaaaaataatgaaactgcttttaaaaattaagaatggtaCACCTCCAATGAGAAAG gcTGCATTGCGTCAGATCACTGATAAAGCTCGTGAATTTGGAGCTGGTCCTTTGTTTAATCAGATTCTTCCTCTACTGATGTCTCCTACACTTGAGGATCAAGAACGTCATTTACTTGTCAAAGTTATTGATAGAATATTATACAAACTTGATGACTTAGTTCGACCATATGTGCATAAG ATCCTTGTGGTCATTGAACCATTGCTGATTGATGAAGATTACTATGCTAGAGTGGAAGGCCGAGAGATTATTTCTAATTTGGCAAAG gCTGCTGGTCTGGCTACTATGATCTCTACCATGAGACCCGATATAGATAATATGGATGAATATGTTCGTAACACAACAGCTAGAGCTTTTGCTGTTGTAGCTTCTGCCCTGGGCATTCCTTCACTGTTGCCCTTCTTAAAAGCTGTGTGCAAAAGCAAGAAGTCCTGGCAAGCGAGACACACTGGTATTAAGATTGTACAGCAGATAGCTATTCTTATGGGCTGTGCCATCTTACCACATCTGAGAAGTTTGGTTGAAATCATTGAACACG GTCTTGTGGATGAGCAGCAGAAAGTTCGGACCATTAGTGCTTTGGCCATTGCTGCCTTGGCTGAAGCAGCAACTCCTTACGGTATCGAATCTTTTGATTCTGTGTTAAAGCCTCTATGGAAGGGTATCCGCCAGCACAGAGGAAAG ggtCTGGCTGCCTTCTTAAAGGCTATTGGGTATCTTATTCCTCTCATGGATGCAGAATATGCCAACTACTATACTAGAGAAGTGATGTTAATCCTTATTCGAGAATTCCAGTCTCCtgatgaagaaatgaagaaaattgtGCTGAAG gTGGTAAAGCAGTGCTGTGGGACAGATGGTGTAGAAGCAAACTACATTAAAACAGAGattcttcctcccttttttaAACACTTCTGGCAACACAGAATGGCTTTAGATAGAAGAAATTATCGACAG TTAGTTGATACTACTGTGGAGTTGGCTAACAAAGTAGGAGCAGCAGAAATTATATCCAGGATCGTGGATGATCTGAAAGATGAAGCTGAACAGTACAGAAAAATGGTAATGGAGACAATTGAGAAGATTATGGGCAACTTGGGAGCAGCAGATATTGATCACAAACTTGAAGAACAACTGATTGATGGCATTCTTTATGCTTTTCAAGAACAGACTACAGAG gactcAGTAATGTTGAACGGGTTTGGCACAGTGGTCAATGCTCTTGGCAAACGGGTGAAACCTTACTTGCCTCAGATCTGTGGTACAGTTTTGTGGCGTTTAAATAACAAATCCGCAAAAGTTAGGCAACAGGCAGCTGACTTGATCTCTCGAACTGCTGTTGTTATGAAGACTTGCCAAGAG GAAAAATTGATGGGGCACTTGGGTGTTGTTTTGTATGAGTATTTGGGTGAAGAGTACCCTGAAGTATTGGGCAGCATTCTTGGAGCACTGAAGGCCATTGTAAATGTAATAG GTATGCATAAGATGACTCCACCAATTAAAGATCTGCTGCCTAGACTCACTCCCATCTTAAAGAACAGGCATGAAAAAGTACAAGAGAATTGTATTGATCTTGTTGGGCGTATTGCTGACAG gggagcTGAATATGTGTCAGCAAGGGAGTGGATGAGGATTTGCTTTGAGCTTTTGGAGCTCTTAAAAGCTCACAAAAAAGCTATTCGTAGAGCCACAGTCAACACATTTGGTTATATTGCAAAGGCCATCGG cccTCATGATGTGTTGGCTACACTTTTAAACAACCTCAAAGTTCAGGAAAGGCAGAACAGAGTTTGTACCACTGTAGCAATAGCTATTGTCGCTGAAACGTGTTCACCCTTCACAGTGCTCCCTGCCTTAATGAATGAATACAGAGTTCCTGAACTCAATGTTCAAAACGGAGTGTTAAAGTCACTCTCCTTCTTGTTCGAATATATCGGTGAAATGGGGAAGGACTACATTTATGCTGTAACACCATTACTTGAAGATGCTTTAATGGATAG GGTTTGTTTCACCCAGCCCGGAAGGTCAGAGATGTGTATTGGAAAATTTACAACTCCATCTACATTGGTTCACAGGATGCTCTCATAG
- the SF3B1 gene encoding splicing factor 3B subunit 1 isoform X1, with product MAKIAKTHEDIEAQIREIQGKKAALDEAQGVGLDSTGYYDQEIYGGSDSRFAGYVTSIAATELEDDDDDYSSSTSLLGQKKPGYHAPVALLNDIPQSTEQYDPFAEHRPPKIADREDEYKKHRRTMIISPERLDPFADGGKTPDPKMNARTYMDVMREQHLTKEEREIRQQLAEKAKAGELKVVNGAAASQPPSKRKRRWDQTADQTPGATPKKLSSWDQAETPGHTPSLRWDETPGRAKGSETPGATPGSKIWDPTPSHTPAGAATPGRGDTPGHATPGHGGATSSARKNRWDETPKTERDTPGHGSGWAETPRTDRGGDSIGETPTPGASKRKSRWDETPASQMGGSTPVLTPGKTPIGTPAMNMATPTPGHIMSMTPEQLQAWRWEREIDERNRPLSDEELDAMFPEGYKVLPPPAGYVPIRTPARKLTATPTPLGGMTGFHMQTEDRTMKSVNDQPSGNLPFLKPDDIQYFDKLLVDVDESTLSPEEQKERKIMKLLLKIKNGTPPMRKAALRQITDKAREFGAGPLFNQILPLLMSPTLEDQERHLLVKVIDRILYKLDDLVRPYVHKILVVIEPLLIDEDYYARVEGREIISNLAKAAGLATMISTMRPDIDNMDEYVRNTTARAFAVVASALGIPSLLPFLKAVCKSKKSWQARHTGIKIVQQIAILMGCAILPHLRSLVEIIEHGLVDEQQKVRTISALAIAALAEAATPYGIESFDSVLKPLWKGIRQHRGKGLAAFLKAIGYLIPLMDAEYANYYTREVMLILIREFQSPDEEMKKIVLKVVKQCCGTDGVEANYIKTEILPPFFKHFWQHRMALDRRNYRQLVDTTVELANKVGAAEIISRIVDDLKDEAEQYRKMVMETIEKIMGNLGAADIDHKLEEQLIDGILYAFQEQTTEDSVMLNGFGTVVNALGKRVKPYLPQICGTVLWRLNNKSAKVRQQAADLISRTAVVMKTCQEEKLMGHLGVVLYEYLGEEYPEVLGSILGALKAIVNVIGMHKMTPPIKDLLPRLTPILKNRHEKVQENCIDLVGRIADRGAEYVSAREWMRICFELLELLKAHKKAIRRATVNTFGYIAKAIGPHDVLATLLNNLKVQERQNRVCTTVAIAIVAETCSPFTVLPALMNEYRVPELNVQNGVLKSLSFLFEYIGEMGKDYIYAVTPLLEDALMDRDLVHRQTASAVVQHMSLGVYGFGCEDSLNHLLNYVWPNVFETSPHVIQAVMGALEGLRVAIGPCRMLQYCLQGLFHPARKVRDVYWKIYNSIYIGSQDALIAHYPRIYNDDKNTYIRYELDYIL from the exons ATATCGAAGCACAGATTCGAGAAATTCAAGGCAAGAAGGCAGCTCTTGATGAAGCTCAAGGAGTGGGCCTTGATTCTACAGGTTATTATGACCAGGAAATATATGGTGGAAGTGACAGCAGATTTGCTGGGTACGTGACATCAATTGCTGCAACTGAACTTGAAGAT GATGACGATGACTACTCATCATCTACAAGTTTGCTCGGTCAGAAGAAGCCAGGATATCATGCCCCTGTGGCATTGCTTAATGATATACCACAGTCAACAGAacag TATGATCCATTTGCTGAGCACCGACCTCCAAAGATTGCTGACCGGGAAGATGAATACAAAAAGCACAGGCGGACCATGATAATTTCCCCAGAGCGTCTTGATCCTTTTGCAGATG GAGGGAAGACCCCTGATCCTAAAATGAATGCTAGAACTTACATGGATGTAATGCGAGAGCAGCATTTGACTAAAGAAGAG agagaaattAGGCAACAACTAGCAGAAAAAGCTAAAGCTGGAGAACTGAAAGTCGTCAATGGAGCAGCAGCGTCCCAGCCTCCCTCAAAACGAAAACGGCGTTGGGATCAAACAGCTGATCAGACTCCTGGTGCCACTCCCAAAAAGCTGTCAAGTTGGGATCAAGCAGAG ACCCCTGGACATACCCCTTCCTTAAGATGGGATGAGACACCAGGTCGTGCAAAGGGAAGTGAGACTCCTGGAGCAACCCCAGGCTCAAAAATATGGGATCCTACACCAAGTCACACACCAGCGGGAGCTGCTACTCCTGGACGAGGTGATACACCAGGCCATGCGACACCAGGCCATGGAGGCGCAACTTCCAGTGCTCGTAAAAACAGATGGGATGAGACCCCCAAGACAGAAAGAG atactcCTGGGCATGGAAGTGGATGGGCTGAGACGCCTCGAACAGATCGAGGTGGAGATTCAATTGGTGAAACACCCACTCCTGGAGCCAGTAAAAGAAAGTCACGTTGGGATGAAACACCAGCTAGTCAGATGGGTGGAAGCACTCCTGTTCTGACCCCTGGGAAAACACCAATTGGCACACCAGCCATGAACATGGCTACCCCTACTCCAG GTCACATAATGAGTATGACTCCTGAACAGCTTCAGGCTTGGCGTTGGGAGAGAGAAATTGACGAGAGAAATCGCCCACTTTCTGATGAAGAATTAGATGCTATGTTTCCAGAAGGATATAAG GTACTTCCTCCTCCAGCTGGTTATGTTCCTATTCGAACTCCAGCTCGAAAGCTCACAGCCACTCCAACACCTTTGGGTGGCATGACTGGTTTCCACATGCAAACTGAAGATAGAACTATGAAAAGTGTCAACGACCAACCATCTGGAAATCTTCCCTTTTTAAAACCTGATGATATTCAGTACTTTGATAAACTTTTG GTTGATGTTGATGAATCAACACTTAgtccagaagagcaaaaagagagaaaaataatgaaactgcttttaaaaattaagaatggtaCACCTCCAATGAGAAAG gcTGCATTGCGTCAGATCACTGATAAAGCTCGTGAATTTGGAGCTGGTCCTTTGTTTAATCAGATTCTTCCTCTACTGATGTCTCCTACACTTGAGGATCAAGAACGTCATTTACTTGTCAAAGTTATTGATAGAATATTATACAAACTTGATGACTTAGTTCGACCATATGTGCATAAG ATCCTTGTGGTCATTGAACCATTGCTGATTGATGAAGATTACTATGCTAGAGTGGAAGGCCGAGAGATTATTTCTAATTTGGCAAAG gCTGCTGGTCTGGCTACTATGATCTCTACCATGAGACCCGATATAGATAATATGGATGAATATGTTCGTAACACAACAGCTAGAGCTTTTGCTGTTGTAGCTTCTGCCCTGGGCATTCCTTCACTGTTGCCCTTCTTAAAAGCTGTGTGCAAAAGCAAGAAGTCCTGGCAAGCGAGACACACTGGTATTAAGATTGTACAGCAGATAGCTATTCTTATGGGCTGTGCCATCTTACCACATCTGAGAAGTTTGGTTGAAATCATTGAACACG GTCTTGTGGATGAGCAGCAGAAAGTTCGGACCATTAGTGCTTTGGCCATTGCTGCCTTGGCTGAAGCAGCAACTCCTTACGGTATCGAATCTTTTGATTCTGTGTTAAAGCCTCTATGGAAGGGTATCCGCCAGCACAGAGGAAAG ggtCTGGCTGCCTTCTTAAAGGCTATTGGGTATCTTATTCCTCTCATGGATGCAGAATATGCCAACTACTATACTAGAGAAGTGATGTTAATCCTTATTCGAGAATTCCAGTCTCCtgatgaagaaatgaagaaaattgtGCTGAAG gTGGTAAAGCAGTGCTGTGGGACAGATGGTGTAGAAGCAAACTACATTAAAACAGAGattcttcctcccttttttaAACACTTCTGGCAACACAGAATGGCTTTAGATAGAAGAAATTATCGACAG TTAGTTGATACTACTGTGGAGTTGGCTAACAAAGTAGGAGCAGCAGAAATTATATCCAGGATCGTGGATGATCTGAAAGATGAAGCTGAACAGTACAGAAAAATGGTAATGGAGACAATTGAGAAGATTATGGGCAACTTGGGAGCAGCAGATATTGATCACAAACTTGAAGAACAACTGATTGATGGCATTCTTTATGCTTTTCAAGAACAGACTACAGAG gactcAGTAATGTTGAACGGGTTTGGCACAGTGGTCAATGCTCTTGGCAAACGGGTGAAACCTTACTTGCCTCAGATCTGTGGTACAGTTTTGTGGCGTTTAAATAACAAATCCGCAAAAGTTAGGCAACAGGCAGCTGACTTGATCTCTCGAACTGCTGTTGTTATGAAGACTTGCCAAGAG GAAAAATTGATGGGGCACTTGGGTGTTGTTTTGTATGAGTATTTGGGTGAAGAGTACCCTGAAGTATTGGGCAGCATTCTTGGAGCACTGAAGGCCATTGTAAATGTAATAG GTATGCATAAGATGACTCCACCAATTAAAGATCTGCTGCCTAGACTCACTCCCATCTTAAAGAACAGGCATGAAAAAGTACAAGAGAATTGTATTGATCTTGTTGGGCGTATTGCTGACAG gggagcTGAATATGTGTCAGCAAGGGAGTGGATGAGGATTTGCTTTGAGCTTTTGGAGCTCTTAAAAGCTCACAAAAAAGCTATTCGTAGAGCCACAGTCAACACATTTGGTTATATTGCAAAGGCCATCGG cccTCATGATGTGTTGGCTACACTTTTAAACAACCTCAAAGTTCAGGAAAGGCAGAACAGAGTTTGTACCACTGTAGCAATAGCTATTGTCGCTGAAACGTGTTCACCCTTCACAGTGCTCCCTGCCTTAATGAATGAATACAGAGTTCCTGAACTCAATGTTCAAAACGGAGTGTTAAAGTCACTCTCCTTCTTGTTCGAATATATCGGTGAAATGGGGAAGGACTACATTTATGCTGTAACACCATTACTTGAAGATGCTTTAATGGATAG AGATCTTGTACACAGACAGACGGCTAGTGCGGTGGTGCAACACATGTCCCTGGGGGTTTATGGATTTGGTTGTGAAGATTCGCTGAATCACTTGTTGAACTATGTATGGCCCAATGTGTTTGAGACCTCTCCCCATGTGATTCAGGCAGTTATGGGAGCCCTGGAGGGCTTGAGAGTTGCTATTGGACCATGTAGAATGTTGCAGTATTGTTTACAG GGTTTGTTTCACCCAGCCCGGAAGGTCAGAGATGTGTATTGGAAAATTTACAACTCCATCTACATTGGTTCACAGGATGCTCTCATAGCACATTACCCAAGAATCTACAATGATGATAAGAACACCTATATTCGTTATGAACTTGACTATATCTTATAA